In Myxococcales bacterium, the DNA window GCTTCCGCCCGGGGTCGAGTCTGGAACCGAACGTATGGCGCGTATGAACAGTGACCTCACGGCGCTCACGCTTCCCGCCGGTCACTCCGAGACGTGGGAGCTTTGGTCCGGCCCGCTATCGAGCGCTGGGGCTACCGACCGCAAGACCGGCCGTGTCCGGTGCGCATTTCCCGCGAAGACCAACTAGATAGAAAAAAGCCCGGGATCCACTCGGATCCCGGGCCTCCCCCTACGTGATCGCCGTGACGATCCCCGCGCCCACCGTGCGCTTCCCTTCACGTACCGAGAAGCGCATGCCGGGCTCGAGGCCGACGGCCCTCGCGAGCATGAAACCGATCTTGGCGCGGGAGCCCGGGGCGATGGACTCGGTGTCCGCGCGCACGATCGTGCCCGTGACGTCCGTCGTGCCGAAGAAGAACTGAGGCATGTAGCCTGCGCCGAACGGCGTGTGCCGCCCTCCCTCGTCGGCCCCGAGCACGTAGAGCTCCGCCTCGCCGCCCGCGTGCGGGGTGACCGAGCCGGGCGCGCAGAGCACCTGGCCGCGGAACACCTCGTCGCGCGCGACGCCGCGGAGGAGCAGGCCCACGTTCTCGCCCGCGCGGGCCTCGGGGAGCGAGCGCCGGAACGACTCGATCCCCGTGACGACGACGGCGCGCGCCCCCTCGCCGCCCAAGATCTCCACCTGGGCCCCCACGGGCAAGACCCCGCGCGTGACCCGGCCCGTGACGACGGTGCCGCGCCCCGGGATGGTGAAGACGTCTTGGATGGGCATGAGGAACGGGCTCGCGACGTCCCGCTCGGGCGCCGGGAAGGCGTCGAGCGCCTCGACGAGCTCGACGATCGCGCGGGTGCGAGGGCCATGGATCTCCCCCGCGTCCACGGCCGCGAGCGCGTCGCGCGCCGAGCCCTTCACGAACCGGACGCCGTGGTACCCGTGCTTCTCGAGGATGTCCGTCGTCTCGAGGACGACGAGCTCCACGAGCTCGGGATCGGCCACGTCCATCTTGTTCACGAAGACCACGACGTTCGCGACGCCCACCTGGCGCGCCAAGAGCACGTGCTCGCGCGTCTGCTCCTCGGGGCCCTGCGACCCGTCGACGAGCACGATCGCCGCGTCCATCTGCGACGCGCCGGTGATCATGTTCTTCACGTAGTCGGCGTGCCCCGGGCAGTCGACGTGGGCATAATGCCGAGTCGCCGAGGTGTACTCCACGTGCGCGAGGTTGATCGTGATCCCGCGCATGCGCTCCTCGGGCGCCGCGTCGATCTGGTCGAGCGACTTGCCCTTCCCGCCGTAGAGCGCGGCCATGACCTTGGTGATGGCCGAGGTGAGGGTCGTCTTGCCGTGGTCGACGTGCCCGATGGTGCCGACGTTCATATGCACTTTGTTCATGGTCATTCTCCAACTTCGGTATCCGGGCACACGTGTGCCCGAGCCTGCCGCGCGCCATGCGCGGAGACGTGCTGCGGCGATGGTCCGTGAGCCCTCCCGAGCGGTGCTCGAGGTCACCGTGGGCCGCACGAACGCGCCAAAAACGCAAAACCCCTCGGGCCTAGTGGGCCGAGGGGTTAGGACTCGCCGGACTCGCCTTCAGCGATCCGGCCGACGTTCGTTCCCGCGCTCTCGACACACGACGGCCACGCGCGACTCTTTCGAGTCGTCCTTGCGTGAGTCGGATGAGAGCGCAAAGAGGAACATAGGATTCTCCGCAGTATGAACCGAATACCCGAATTGTCAAGCCGTGCCCGAAGCGTGGCCTCACGGGCCTCTACCGGGGAGGTGGACCGACGGACTCGAACCGCTCAATCAGCGTACGAGCGAATGTGGCGGGCTC includes these proteins:
- a CDS encoding elongation factor Tu, encoding MNKVHMNVGTIGHVDHGKTTLTSAITKVMAALYGGKGKSLDQIDAAPEERMRGITINLAHVEYTSATRHYAHVDCPGHADYVKNMITGASQMDAAIVLVDGSQGPEEQTREHVLLARQVGVANVVVFVNKMDVADPELVELVVLETTDILEKHGYHGVRFVKGSARDALAAVDAGEIHGPRTRAIVELVEALDAFPAPERDVASPFLMPIQDVFTIPGRGTVVTGRVTRGVLPVGAQVEILGGEGARAVVVTGIESFRRSLPEARAGENVGLLLRGVARDEVFRGQVLCAPGSVTPHAGGEAELYVLGADEGGRHTPFGAGYMPQFFFGTTDVTGTIVRADTESIAPGSRAKIGFMLARAVGLEPGMRFSVREGKRTVGAGIVTAIT